The sequence GTGCAAACCTATCCAGGACAGGTTGCCTACCATCGCTCCAAACAAACGAAACCACCCAATATGAAACATCATCGGATGATACCGCTTCTGAGCAATCCATAGGCATGTGTGAACCgcgggcagtgccggatttacgtataagctaaacaagctatagcttagggccccactctcttgggagcccccaaaaaacttaaaggaaaaaaactggatgtacattcccaaaatacagtataagataaaaaacaaataaaataaaacctacatgcagcaacagtgttttgtgttgtgtaggctcctatgatgtaaataatgggccgcacctgctagcctgctccctaaaatatcactggtttgctcatttccataTCAATTactttttgttatgtgcaaatggctttagatacctattacgtccataaattactatatagcatatattcaacacaaaaacagcaacaatttcttgttggcaaaggacagctggacatataaagggccccattaccttcagtagcttaaaagtaatgggaccgctgaccattaggtccagtcatggccgactctggggttgcagcgctcatctcgctttattggctgagggagccggcgtacagcttccaggtcatgtggccagcatgactaagccgcttctggcgaaaccagaggagtgcacggaaacaccgtttaccttcccgccagagtggtacctatttatctacttgcactttgacgtgctttcgaattgctaggttggcaggagcagggaccaagcaacgggagctcaccccgtcgcggggatttgaaccgccgaccttctgatcggcaagccctaggctctgtggtttaacccacagcaccacccgcgtcccacaatagcttagggcctcatcaaacctaaatccggccctgaccccAGGCCACAGTTTAGCCAACCACGCCCATTGTGTTGCCAGTGTTATCGATCGTCATACTGCCACACGTATGAATCCTTGGCCAGCTCTATTGCCGTGCATCCAGTTGTGTTTGTATGTGAGAGACAGGTGCTCGCCAGAACCAAATCTCTCTGCTGCAGAATAATTCAGTGGCTTATCAGGCATTAATTCAGCATGCAGCAGTTGGTATTGTGATGTGATTAAAACCTTTAAAAGGTATGAATGAATATTCAAATGTCTGGAGGcttatcttttattattattccattttctTGCCCCGTGTTCAGTGACTTCTTCCTTCTgctatttccttttcttccataGATGGCTTGGCATGCAAATCTGAAGAAAGGCTGTTTCACAAACTCTTCTCCCGTTACAACCAGTACATCAGACCTGTGGAAAACGTGTCGGATCCAGTTACAGTGTATTTTGAAGTGGCAATTACACAGCTTGCAAATGTGGTAAGGCTAACTGTGCAGTGCCAGCCAGATAGTGAGGTGCTGTGCAATCCAAACCTCCTGGTCATAGAAGACGCACCCTTACTTTTGAACTCAAAACCACTTTTTCAGTAATGGAAGTCTAGATTTTGTGTGGATCTAGATGTCAGTTCACTCCCTGGGAGCTGATGCATCCACTCGCCCCTTACGTCTCTGTCGTTGTGTACAAGTCCGGCCTTGTCTCTTTCCAATCAGCTGAGAGCCAGCAATCCTGCTGCGTCTCGGTATCGTGTCTGATTGGCTCATTCAGTCACTTCATTGTGGAGACATTGTGTCTCTGTATGAGTCAATGTCTTGGCCTTCCTTCCAATAACTCTAGCTTAGTGATATATGGGGtgttagaggaggaggagtacctctggtgggggacacaatgtgagagccagtgtggtgtagtggttagaagtggtggactcgtaatctggtgaaccgggttcgcgtctccgctcctccacatgcagctgctgggtgaccttgggctagtcacacttctctgaagtctctcagcctcactcacctcacagagtgtttgttgtgggggaggaagggaaaggagaatgttagccgctttgagactcctgaaggggagtgaaaggcaggatatcaagtccaaactcttctctcctgggctgttgttctgcctgcagtcAGGAGGGCCCATGGAAGCCTCTGAGATTGCTTCACATACCCCCATCTGCACCCTAAGGGAGTGTGTGAAGCAGCCCCATGACACAACTGTAGGAGTAAATCATTTGCCCTCTTCTGTCTCTAGGATGAAGTCAATCAGATTATGGAAACCAATCTATGGCTGCGACATGTAAGTGGATATTTGTGCACTAGGGTGTATTTCACAATAGCATTGGGCTTCAAAGTTCTGGTTGGGATGGCTCCAAAACAGTTCCTGGGATAAGGAAGCAGGAATCTATTGTGAGGGTAgatcttgagagccagtgtggtgtagtggttaagagcggtagtcttgtaatctggggaaccgggttcgcgtctccgctcctccacatgcagctgctgggtgaccttgggccagtcacacttctttgaagtctctcagccccacgcacctcacaaagtgtttgttgtgggggaggaagggaaatgagattgttagccgctttgagactcctgaaggggagtgaaaggcgggatatcaaatccaaactcttcttcctcttcttcttcttgttgccaCAACACCACTCATGGATTACTGTGGTCtttattattatcactattatttTGGTTTATTACCCGTCCTACACCCAAGGGTCCCAGGATGAGTTACAAAAATTTGACATACAgtctgtgagccaccctgagttcttatgatgaagggaggtatattaatcttataaattattattattattattattattattattattattattattaactggttTTATTATGTATGGTATATCCTTGTATACCGCATAGACACTATGgtataaagtggtatataaattattaaaatagaataaaaatatatgAAGTTATTCTATTCTATcttcataacaataataatataatttattgtttacaccccgcccatctggcttccccagccactttgggtggctcccaacagaatattaaaaacatgagaaaacttcaaacattaaaaacttccctaaacagggttgccttcagatgtcttctaaaagtcagatagttgtttatttccttgacatctgatgggtgcgcgttccacagggcgggcgccactgctgagaaggccctctgcctggttgtctAACACTGTTGTCTAAGGCAACACAGTGACATTCATGTTCAAGTGGTGTTTGAGcagaagaagagcttgctggatcaggccactggctcatcaagtctagcatcttgttctcatggtggccaaccagatgcctgtggggacaCCAAAAGCAGGACCTAAGTGCAGCAGCACTtggcccacctgtgattcccggcaaatggcattcagagacagtggaggtagaacatagccatcatgcccAAAATCCAATCTcaaacatagccatcatgcccAAAATCCAATCTcaaacatagccatcatgcccAAAATCCAATCTcaaacatagccatcatgcccAAAATCCAATCTcaaacatagccatcatgcccAAAATCCAACCTcaaacatagccatcatgcccAAAATCCAATCTCAAACATAGCCAGCATGCCCAAAATCCAATCTCAAACATAGCCAGCATGCCCAAAATCCAATCTCAAACATAGCCAGCATGCCCAAAATCCAATCTCAAACATAGCCAGCATGCCCAAAATCCAATCTCAAACATAGCCAGCATGCCCTAAATCCAATCTTGCTAAACAAAGAGGCTTTGGGTGAAGGAAAAAATATCAACAAAAGCCCCGAAAATCAAGCTGCAGGTGCAGGGTGAATTTTCTAGGATCCAAAAActagttttttctctcttttagatTTGGAACGACTACAAACTACGGTGGAATCCAATGGAATACGAAGGGATTGAGTTTATCCGCGTGCCAGCGGATAAAATATGGAAACCTGATATTGTCTTATACAACAAGTATGAACTCTAGTTCCTCATCATTTtacagcttttaaaatatatatatataatcaaaaccaaaccaaatcctTCTGTATTAATATTGCATGGTACAACTTAAGACTGCCTTGTGTTTGCATTTCCAGTGCCGTTGGAGATTTCCAGGTCGAAGGGCGGACCAAAGCTCTTCTCAAATATGATGGTACCATCACATGGACGCCACCCGCCATCTTTAAAAGCTCCTGCCCCATGGATATTACCTTCTTCCCCTTCGATCACCAAAACTGCTCCCTGAAATTTGGGTCGTGGACTTACGACAAAGCTAAAATTGACCTTCTAATTGTTGGCTCCAAAGTGGATATGAACGACCTTTGGGAGAATAACGAATGGGAAATAGTTGATGCTTCTGGCTATAAACACGATATCAAGTACAACTGCTGTGAGGAGATCTACACCGACATAACCTACTCGTTTTATATCCGAAGGCTGCCCATGTTCTACACCATTAATCTGATCATCCCCTGCCTGTTCATTTCATTCCTGACTGTATTGGTTTTCTACCTTCCATCGGACTGTGGAGAGAAAGTGACTCTTTGCATCTCTGTCCTACTTTCTTTGACAGTGTTCCTGTTGGTAATCACAGAGACAATCCCCTCTACCTCTCTGGTAATCCCTCTGGTAGGAGAATACCTGCTGTTCACCATGATATTCGTGACTCTCTCTATTGTCGTCACGGTCTTTGTACTGAACATCCACTACAGGACTCCGATGACTCACACAATGCCCAAGTGGGTGAAAACCGTTTTCCTCCGTCTCCTGCCCAAAGTCCTGATGATGAAGAGACCCGTCCAGAAACACATCGAAGCCCAGCCTAAGAAAACCAAGAAAAATGGTGCCACTAAATCCAGCAAGCCAAAGGCCGATGACCCAGGGGAAGCCAAAGTCTCCAGCGAGCACAGATGCTGCCACTGCGACAAACCCAGCGAACCGTCCACGGGTAAGAAAAGGAGACCAAGCCACCAGTCGGCTAAATGGGGGGCTGAGCAAGCAGAATACTCCCCTGAGGTCAAAGAAGTAATTAGCAGTGTCCAGTTCATCGCAGAAAACATGAGGAGTCAGAATGAGACCAAAGAGGTAAGCGTTCTGGTGTCTTGAGAATGAATTTGTATCTGAGAACCAGCAGCTGAGTTATTGAGGTAGGCCTTCCCCAACACAgtaccctccagctgttgctgtaactataacttccatcatgcTTGACCATCAGCCAGGGTGGCTGtgtctgatgggagttatagtccaacaacagcctgGTATTGGTCAAAAGTCCTCAAAAGtcctcagtatacctgaaggagtgtctccacccacatcattcagcctggacattgaggtccagatctgagggccttctggtggttccctcactgcaacaaatgaggttacagggaaccatgcagagggccttctcagtagtgccgcccaccctgtggaacgccctcccttcagatgtcaaggaaataaaaactacctgacttttagaagacatctgaaggcagccctgtttagggaagtttttaatgtctggtgttttattgtgttttgtgtttttaatattctgttgggagccacccagatgggtggggtgtaaataaattattattgttgttgttatcatcatcatcatcaataaattTGGTGCATAACACAAGCAATGGCCGAAGGCTCAAGACCTTGGTTGATGCCAGCCCTGGTGCCATGTAAGTTCTCAGGGCGTCAGTAAGGAAAATGGTGAAGGCCTTTTTCCAGGACAAACAGTGACACTCCCTGAAATGAAATGCAGCTCCTTCTGAGCTCTAGTATAACTCTGTAGAACTCCAGAAGAGAGGGGAAGCATTGCTAAATGGGTACATGCCCAGTGTCACACTGGCGAGCAGGCACCGATGTCAGTGAAAAGAGTAGTTCCTCAGGGGAATGCGGCTTAAGGGGTGCTGTCTCTGGGGATTCTCAATCAGGGGCCCCTGGTCCAAGGGGCACCTGACTGACAGACTCTGGCTTTGCGCTGGGGCCTAGTCCTGAATTTAGAGCACCTCCACAGTTTGCACCAGTGGTGTTCCTGATCCAGGTGATtcttaggaacatgggaagctggctAATGCCTGTTAGCAGAGGCACTTAAATAAATCTGGtggaggctgtgtacacacacacacacacagagagagagagagagagagagagagagagagagagagagaaagagagagaatcctgggaacaataccaagtcaggccattggtccatctaggtcaataTTATCTATGTTGactggtagcagttctccaagggtTCAGATATGAGTCTTTTTCCAGACCTAcctcataacctccaacatttctctgatgaaaatagggatgtcctattctattattattattattattattattattattattattattattattatttccccacccatctgaccgggttgccccagacactctgggcagcttccaacatacataaagacataataaaacattaacattacaaaaaacttccctctacagagctgccttcagatgtcttctaaaggttgtatagttacttatctccttggctcgggggtcgcagaACTCAatactgtccaacatttctccaatgaaaatagggacgtcccaaggGAAAGCGggacgttccaggatcaaatcagaaaccaggatagcttctgtaaatctgggactgtgcctggaaaataaggacacttggagggtgtgctGCTACCTGTTCATGCTGCGGGTTGACCCTGGGGCCTTGTGTAGGTCAAGCAGACGTGCCTtgactgaactacagcccttccccttctTCCTCAGAGTCCTGGCTGTCGCTGATTTCCAGGCTCATGTCATAACAGTAGTCTTCCAGTGTCTAAGAACTGCTGCCGCCATTTATTTTACCTCAGAGCCCTTGCTATAATATGAAGGTGCTTCCATCTCCTACCTTCCCCAGATCCCATCTGTCTTGTGTACTTAGGCTAGAAGCATTTTGGCGTTTGGCGTCTTTCTGAGAACGTGGCAGCACAACGGGGATGTTAATCTCAGTAGGATCCTTGAACAGCTGTTGTAATGTAAATAATGTAATTACTATGGGAGCTGTTGAGGGAAGAAAGCTCCCTACGGTTTCAACAGAAACGAAGACTGCACCTCAGGGAACAAGCCTGTGATTTTATGTGGGCAGCACTGCAATGGTTATGCATACCAGGAAAGCTTTTCCATTTTAGAAAGGAAAAAGCATCTAATGCAAGTGCGAACATGTTCCCTTTTTCCTTCACCCCTCACCCCTGGGCTCTCTGGTCCTCAGGGCTCTTGTGATCTCCCTAACACAGGCCGCCCTCTTCCCACTGAAATAAGGCTTGTTAGTGTCAATAGAATGGGCTGTGTTGTGTGCTTGATTGCAGCATGTGTGTTGTACACACAATAGTCTCTCTCTGGTTTTGCAAACGGGCCACAGGCCcagaaaggttggcaacccctgttgTACTGTATTGAAGAGGGATctgttgaagagagagagagagaatatcctgGGAACAAT is a genomic window of Podarcis muralis chromosome 17, rPodMur119.hap1.1, whole genome shotgun sequence containing:
- the CHRNA6 gene encoding neuronal acetylcholine receptor subunit alpha-6; protein product: MLSQKCLGFLYFTFYLWANVLFILLQDGLACKSEERLFHKLFSRYNQYIRPVENVSDPVTVYFEVAITQLANVDEVNQIMETNLWLRHIWNDYKLRWNPMEYEGIEFIRVPADKIWKPDIVLYNNAVGDFQVEGRTKALLKYDGTITWTPPAIFKSSCPMDITFFPFDHQNCSLKFGSWTYDKAKIDLLIVGSKVDMNDLWENNEWEIVDASGYKHDIKYNCCEEIYTDITYSFYIRRLPMFYTINLIIPCLFISFLTVLVFYLPSDCGEKVTLCISVLLSLTVFLLVITETIPSTSLVIPLVGEYLLFTMIFVTLSIVVTVFVLNIHYRTPMTHTMPKWVKTVFLRLLPKVLMMKRPVQKHIEAQPKKTKKNGATKSSKPKADDPGEAKVSSEHRCCHCDKPSEPSTGKKRRPSHQSAKWGAEQAEYSPEVKEVISSVQFIAENMRSQNETKEVEDDWKYVAMVIDRVFLWVFIILCVFGTAGLFLQPLIADT